The genomic interval TGTCATTCTTCAGAAACAATGACAATGTGAAGCTGAAGGCCTTAAGCGTTGATGACATGCCAAGTGGCATCGCCTGTGACGGGCTGCTGACTGGTGATGCCTCTAAGAGCGATCAAGGTTCTTACTTTACCGCCTTTGGTCTGCAAAACGTTCAATACCGTAACCAACCGCATCTGGAAATGGCGAAGTATGTTGGCTCGCTAATGGAGCCAGCATTCAAGCCAAGTACGCCATACACTGGTTCCAATGCACCCGCACTCGCGGTAAGTGAAGATTTTAAATCGTTACTGGAGCGTTCGTATGACAGCTCCATTTGGACCACCATCATAGACCCTAAAGTGACACTGGATTTCTTCCACGCCAATCAAGATGTCGTTCTTATCCATTACTCCGATCAGTACACCAGCTCAGCCAGTTACGATGCCATTACCGTGACGGCACAGCGTGACTTGTTTGAAAGGGTAGTGGCGCAAAGTGGTGGTGGGCAAATTAATGAGTTCAACGCCTTTAACGGTGATTGGCTGCTGAAAATGATGACCTGCAACGACACCATCCGCAAAGAGCGCACTGGCATCATCGGTGCTTACAAGTTTGCGACCTGTCTTGTACATCAATCGGATATCACCTGGGTGCCACTGTCTGTCGGTGAGATGATCCGTGTCTCTGGAAACATTGGCTTGAAAATGACGGACAGTGATTTCTCACGCAATGTTCAGGGTTATAAAAAAGGCGCAATTTCCGATGATGTCCTGCTGGTGGGTTTTAAAGAGGGCAATATGTATCTTCTGCCTGTCGAGGTCAAAACTGGCTCCACCCCAGATTACAAAAAAGCGGTGCAGCAAGCGAATGAGCTTCGCCGCTATCTGACAGAGCTTTTAAGCGATGAGACACTGGCGTCGAAGTTGTACCGAGGCCTGTTTATTCGCCAAGTGTTGATGCAAATCGACAAATACCGACTCTACAACGTATTCAGTAACGACTACTTTGAGGCCTTATTAGGGGAGAAAGAAGAGTGGCTGCGCGGCAACTACAGCATTGCAGAGCTCGAAAACTATCCTGCTGGCATAGTGATTAGCCACCTTGAAAGTGGAACCTGCTTCGAGCCTAGCTACAGTGTGCAAGAAGAAGTGTTAAAGGTTGATCTTCCAATGTCTTTATTGCCGTCACTGGTGCAAACCCCACTTCAGGTGCTGATGAATGAAAAAGACATCGCGAAGATCTGTCATGTGCCAGCGGAGTATATGTTGGTAGGGGAAACACAAGCCTCTGACCCAGAGCGCGTGTCCGCAGTAGACAAGCAAGATGAAGAACCAGCCAAACCTGAAGTTGATCCAGCTCCTGAGCCCGAGATTAAAGTTGATCCAATGCCTTTAGTATCAGCTAGTTCTGATAATCTTCATGTGTTGTTTGGACACAATGCGACCACAAATGCGCCGTTAAATTGGGAGCCGACCAACACCGCTAAGTTTATGAATACCAACACGGGTATTATTGGCACCATGGGTACGGGCAAAACCCAGTTCACCAAGTCTGTGATTACTCAGCTTTACCGCAATCAAGCAGAGAATGTAAACAGTGCACCAATTGGCATGCTGATCTTCGACTACAAGTCAGACTACGTCGACGACAAGTTTATCGATGCCACCCATGCTAAAAAGTACAAGTTATTCAGGTTGCCTTATAACCCGCTGAGCTTGTACGGTGATACGCCCATGCTACCGATTCACACTGCAGCAGGTTTTTCAGAAACAATGTCCCGTGCATACGGGTTAGGTAAAAAGCAGCAGCTTCGCTTGGAGAACTTGATTCTAGAATCTTACGCAGCGGCAGGTATTCACCCTGAAGACCCAACAACATGGAGCAGACCAGCACCAACGATTGATGACGTTTGGGCACTATTCTTAGAGCAAGAAAAAGTCGAGGAAGACTCTCTGTATGCCGCACTCTCGAAGCTAGCTCGCTTTAAGATTTTTGAATCCGAGCCAGAGAAAATGACCAGCCTTTATGAGCTGGTGGATGGCATTACCGTGGTTGAACTGGCGGGTTATCCCTCGGAAATTCAAAACTTGGTTGTGGCGCTGACGTTGGACCTTTTCTACTCGCAAATGCAGAAGAAAGGAAAGCCAGACGTTGTGGGCGACTTCCGTCAAATTACCAAGATGATTTTGGTAGACGAAGCCGACAACTTTATGTCTCAGAATTTTCCAAGCTTACGTAAGATCTTGAAGGAAGGCAGAGAGTACGGCGTTGGTGTCATCCTCTCTACGCAGGATATTACCCACTTTCAAACAGGTGAAAACGACTACTCAAGTTATGTGCTGACATGGGTTATCCACCGTGTTGCGAAGATTCGACCTCAAGAGTTAAAAGCTATTTTTTGTGTAAACGAAAAAGCTGAGCAAGAGAAGCTCATGGAAACCATCAATAAGTTAGAGAAGCACTACAGCCTATACATCGATGGGGCTAAGAAGATCGTTAAGATGCGCGATAGGGCGTTTTGGGAGTTGCCAGTTTATGAATAGCAAAAAAGTAAGCATTCGTAAAACACCTGAGGTGTTAGCGAAAATTGAGGAAGTAGAATTAGCAAAGCGAAATGCAGAAGTAGTTACCTTAAGAGAATGGTATGACTCAAACTCAAATCACTCACCAGAAATAATTGCTTACATGACGGAGTTTAAGCAATTAGGTCGTCTCGGAAAGGAAATACATATTCGCAATGCTACTCGTGTCACAGAGAGGTATGGTGATGAAATAGGGACGTTGGTTGAAGCTACATACCAGCGAGGGTACCTAGATATAATTGCCCCTTTATGTGCTTTAGCATGTTTGGCTAAGAAAAAAGGGCTAATTATTAGCTAGATATATATTTAAAGTTAAATTCAAAGGCCACGTGTGTAAAAAATCTTTGGGGCGAGTGTATGCTAAATAGAGCAGGGTTAAAGTTCAGTTATTCTTCCGAGAATAGCTCAATTGTAAAAGATTTCTATATTCCAGCATTGAAAGATGCTCAATGCTATTACCGTGCGGTTGGCTTTTTTTCTTCAGCATCTTTGAGTATAGCTGCACGAGGTCTTGCCCCTTTATTGCGCTCTGGCGGAGATATGCGTTTAATCATTGGTTACCCAGTTAGTGCTGAGGATTTTGAAGCAATTAAAAGAGGTGTAGGTCTTAATAGCCAGCATACGGAAATACAAAAAAAAATTTCTGAATTCTTCCTAAACCTAGAAGATGACCTTGAATGTAGGCGTTTGGATGCTTTGTCTTTTCTGGTATCCAGTGGACGTTTACAAATTCGCTTTGCTCTACGACCTCGAGGTATGTACCATGAAAAAATAGGTATAATCTCTGATTCCGATGGAGAAAAAGTTGCATTTATAGGTTCAGCAAATGAAACAGAGAATGCTTTATCTGACGATCTGAATTCAGAATCAATTAATGCATATTTTAGCTGGTATCAAGAAATATATAACCTCTATGGAATAGATATTGAAGAACGCTTTGAAAAATTATGGTACGATAACCAGCCTGTAACCAAAACAATACCAGCAAGTAAAGAGTTTATAGAACGACTAGCAGAATTTCATTCTGGGAAATGTGCTTCTGAAATAATTCAAGCTCTTGAAGGAATAGAAACGAAGATACTAGAAGATTCTCAAGAAAAAATCGGAGATCTACCGAAATTACCAGAATATATAGGGCGACATAAATATCAGTTAAGAACACATCAAGAGGTAGCCTTAAAAGCGTGGGCGGAAAACAATTATCATGGAATTATGAAATTAGCTACAGGAACAGGAAAAACAGTCACAGCTTTGCATGCAAGTACAGTATTGAGTAATCACCAAGCCTTTAATAGAGGGTTTTGTTTAATTGTCTCAGTTCCTTATCAAGGTTTAGCTGAGCAATGGTATGAGGAGATGAAAGCATTCAATATTCATGGATTGTTATGTTACAAATCTCAGAGCCTGTGGCTACAGGAGCTTAAGAATAGGGTATCAGAGTTTAATTTGTCTCTTGAACCTACTTTCCTAGCATTAGTCGTTGTAAATGATACATTGAGAGACAACCCTTCATTTCTAGCAGAAGTAAATAAAATCAACTCAGACCGAATTATGTTTGTTGGTGACGAATGCCATAACCATGCAAATCTGAATCTATTAAATAAGTTTCCTAGTGCTAGGCTGAGACTAGGTCTATCAGCGACTCCTTGGAGTGAAAGAGAAGCAGACAAGCAGGAGTTGTTAGAAAGTTTTTATGGTGAAATAGTAACAGAATACGGCATAGAAGAAGCGATAGAAGATGGTGTATTATGCCCATACGACTACCATCCAGTTATCTGCAAAATGAATGATGAAGAAGCTGATCAATATGAACATCTAACGTCAAGTATAGCCAAACTAGAGGCTACGAAAGAATCCGGCAAACTGATAAATGAGGATGCGTTGATGTATCTATATTTAAATCGGACACGCTTACTAGGAAACTTAACATCAAAATTGCAAGCCCTTGAAAGCTTAGTGTCTAGGCAGGGGATCATATCACATACGCTTTTTTACTGCGGTGAAGGTGGCTATGAAAATGATGTTGGCGATGATGAGTATGCTATTGATGAAGTGACCCAAATATTACACCAACGGGGCTGGAGAACTTCTAAGTTTACTAGTCAACAGTCTTTGTCATTGAGAAAAAAAATCATGAATAGTTTTAAAAACACAGAGATAGATGCTTTAGTATCGAAACGTGTTCTAGACGAAGGTATCGATGTTCCAGCTTGCACCCAAGCCTTTATTATGGCTAGCACCCGTAATGAACGTCAGTATATACAACGGCGCGGAAGAGTGCTTAGAAAATCTTTAGGCAAGGATAAGGCTGTAATATATGATTTTGTCGCATTTCCTCCGGAAAATCGGACTCATATAAACTGCTTCACATCTATGATGCAACAAGAGAAACAGCGAGTAGATGATTTTTCTTTATTAAGTTTAAACAAAGCAAATCTGGATCATTTATTATGAATTTTGAAGAAGTAAAAGACTTTTTGAATCAGGTAAAGGATTCTCCCGAACTATTAGATATCGACCTGAGTGTACATGAAAAAACGATCAATGAGGTCATTCGAGCAGAAAAAAAATATTTATTTGGTATAGAACATACCACCAAATCTGCACGTTTAGAAGAAATTGAGAAAATTCTGCTAAAGAGCATCGAGAGCTTAAATAATGAAGATCAAAAGAATTAAATTAACTAACTTTCGTCAGTTTTACGGCAATGATAACAAAATTGAATTTTCAACAGATAGAGAAAAAAACGTCACTCTAATCCATGCCGAAAATGGTGTAGGTAAAACCACTATACTTAACAGCATCTTATGGTGTTTTTACGACAAGTTTACTGCTGATTTTGAAAAACAAGAAGAGCTTGTAAATTTAGATGCTAAGAAAGAAGGAATTACTAAATGTGGTGTTGAGGTAGAGTTTTTTCATGAGGGTAATACCTACAGTGCAAGTAGAACATTTGATAGCACCTTAGGCACATCCAAATTAAGTCTATTCTCTGTAAGTGGAGGTAGTTATGAACCTATTCGGAGTGATAAACGGTTTCTAAATAGCGTGATTCCTGAAGATATGGCAGAGTATTTTCTATTTCACGGAGAAGGGATTTCACAACTACAGGCCAACAAGGGGAATTTTAGAAAAGCTATTAGGGATATTCTAGGCTTCACACTAGCTGAACAAGCAATTGAAGATTTTGGTCAAATTAGAGAGAAATGGAACTCAAAATTAACGAAGATAAATAATGCCAATACTAAATTTTTAAAGGTTCAAGAGGAATTAAAAGAAAACACTATTACGCTTACAACTAAGAAGTTACAACAGAAAAATATATTAGATATACTAAGTGAGCTTGAACTTGAAAGGCAGAGAATTGATGATGAGATAATAAGTTGCAAAGTTGCAGATGCTACAGAGCTTAAAAAGCGAATAAAATCAGCAGAAAATTCTTTAGATAGTCACAAAGCAAATCTAAAGCGTGAGCAGGTAAGAAGACAAAAACTAATTGGCGAGTATGGATGGCGCGTCTTTGGGTTAGATATTAGTGAAAAAAGTTTAAGTTTCATTGATACTACAACACTTACAGGAAAGGTACCAGCACCCTACGATGAAACTTTGGTAAAAGATATAATTTCATCTGCTAGGTGTATTTGTGGCCGAGACGTATGTCCGGAATCGCCAGAACATAATGCGATACTATCTTTATTAGATCACGCAAATACTGCAGAGATAAAACAAAATATAATGAAGGCTCGTTCTTTTGCTGAAACTATTGGGAATAAGTCAAGAGACTTTATTGACAACTTGTTAGAAGTAGGACGTTCAGTTAAGTCGTTTAATAATCTAATAGCATCTTCTAAAGAAAGTATAACTCAATTAAATGTGGAATTAGATAAAATCGATGATAGCAAGTTAAAGGTTCTTCGTTCTCAAGAAATGGATGTAAAAGAGAAAATAACACGATTTTCTGCATCTCAGAGGGTAATAAGCAAAGAAATTGCCGAGTTACAAAACTCTATTGCATCCCTCAAAAAAGAAGTTGAGAAACAATTACCTAGTGGTGCAGAGAGTTATAGCTTGCATAAGTGCATTAAATTTGTAGAACAACTTACAGATCTCAGCGAGAGAAAGTTAAGAGAAACAGAAAAGGATTCAAAATTTCTTATTGCAAAAGACGTAAATGATATTCTTAGTACTTTTAGTCGAAAGGACTATTCTGTTAGGGTTTCTGATACATTTAACTTTGAACTCGTAAGGGAAGACGGAAATATAGTGGCTAAAAGTAAAGGTGAGAAACTATTGCTAAATTTAGCTTTTGTATCAGCCTTGATAAATATGGCTGAGCAGAGAAGTAAAGCTGATGGTAAATTCTTACAACCAGGTACAGTTGCTCCTTTTATCATTGACGCTCCATTTGGCGAGCTCGATGAAACCTATCGAGAAGCCACAGCAAAATTTTTACCTGAAAACTCAGAACAACTTGTTCTGCTACTCTCTTCATCTCATTGGCGTGGGACTGTCGGTAAAACTATCGAAGACAAAGTTGGAAGTGAGTATATTCTGGTTTCTCATAAAAAATATCATAGAAATGGCAAGCCATTGGATGAAATATATATTAATAATAATAAGTATAATCAATCCGAATATAATTCTAGTTTCAACGGCTCAACTATAGTAAAGGTTAAGTAATGGCTACAATTTACATTGATAAAAAATATACTAATTTATGTAAGCAGTTTTGTGATGATAGGGATGCTAAGACACAGGAAAAAACTTTTCGCACATATATGGATTTAGCTGTTTTTGCAGCCTTGGTTGGTTTCCAAAGAGAACGTATTAAAGTGGAAAATAATGGGCCAGAAATTCCCGATTCAGTTTTTTTTAATAATAGGCAAGAAGGTCTAGTCTACTTATTTGCATTAATAGAAACTGAAGATCCCTATATACTGAAAGAAGACAGGCAGTGTTGGAAAATATTTGAAGACTATGTGAACGCTGGAATGTATGAGATTGCAGGATGGTTAGCAGATAATCCTACAGATGCTTTTGGTACGGACACTTTGCTTAATGCGATAGCGGAAAAAGCTACTGCTTTAATTGACCAAGATTCGGAAAATATTGACATTCCGCCGAATGTATTTTAAAAAATGGTTGGGTTTCGAAATCAAACTATTTTCCTTTTCAGTCTAATATACAGTCAATGAATTACAGATAAGAACTAAAGTGATCCTACATCATCTTCCAAATGAGAAGTCAGGTGTAAATTTACACCTGACTTAAGTTAGCCAAAGACCTAAATTTTTATTGAAAAATCTAGCGTATTTTTATGATTTCGTATTGAAGATATTCCATCTTCCACATGCGCAGCCCAAGCTTGTTGATATTCTTTAGTATCAAGATCTGGGTAGTACATTTTCAAAACTAACTCAGTAACATCACTAGTTTCTCCAAGCCAAGTATACTTATCCAATACAAGTGAGCCGTCTAACTTGGCTTCTTGGCCTTGATAACGGAAGTCACTTTCTATTGAACGGAAGAAAGCAATACGTGCCGATACGTTTGGAGTGATACCAGTATAGCCCTTCAACTTTTTAAGCTGTTCTTCAGTAGTGCGAGTCAGGTTCATACGATTAGGTAGCATTACACAGCCTCCTTAGTTGTTTCTCTCCAGAAGTAACCTTCTTTCAAGGTTGAAGACTTAGTTGTACCGTCAAAGC from Vibrio vulnificus NBRC 15645 = ATCC 27562 carries:
- the dndE gene encoding DNA sulfur modification protein DndE gives rise to the protein MLPNRMNLTRTTEEQLKKLKGYTGITPNVSARIAFFRSIESDFRYQGQEAKLDGSLVLDKYTWLGETSDVTELVLKMYYPDLDTKEYQQAWAAHVEDGISSIRNHKNTLDFSIKI
- a CDS encoding AAA family ATPase produces the protein MKIKRIKLTNFRQFYGNDNKIEFSTDREKNVTLIHAENGVGKTTILNSILWCFYDKFTADFEKQEELVNLDAKKEGITKCGVEVEFFHEGNTYSASRTFDSTLGTSKLSLFSVSGGSYEPIRSDKRFLNSVIPEDMAEYFLFHGEGISQLQANKGNFRKAIRDILGFTLAEQAIEDFGQIREKWNSKLTKINNANTKFLKVQEELKENTITLTTKKLQQKNILDILSELELERQRIDDEIISCKVADATELKKRIKSAENSLDSHKANLKREQVRRQKLIGEYGWRVFGLDISEKSLSFIDTTTLTGKVPAPYDETLVKDIISSARCICGRDVCPESPEHNAILSLLDHANTAEIKQNIMKARSFAETIGNKSRDFIDNLLEVGRSVKSFNNLIASSKESITQLNVELDKIDDSKLKVLRSQEMDVKEKITRFSASQRVISKEIAELQNSIASLKKEVEKQLPSGAESYSLHKCIKFVEQLTDLSERKLRETEKDSKFLIAKDVNDILSTFSRKDYSVRVSDTFNFELVREDGNIVAKSKGEKLLLNLAFVSALINMAEQRSKADGKFLQPGTVAPFIIDAPFGELDETYREATAKFLPENSEQLVLLLSSSHWRGTVGKTIEDKVGSEYILVSHKKYHRNGKPLDEIYINNNKYNQSEYNSSFNGSTIVKVK
- a CDS encoding DEAD/DEAH box helicase family protein — encoded protein: MLNRAGLKFSYSSENSSIVKDFYIPALKDAQCYYRAVGFFSSASLSIAARGLAPLLRSGGDMRLIIGYPVSAEDFEAIKRGVGLNSQHTEIQKKISEFFLNLEDDLECRRLDALSFLVSSGRLQIRFALRPRGMYHEKIGIISDSDGEKVAFIGSANETENALSDDLNSESINAYFSWYQEIYNLYGIDIEERFEKLWYDNQPVTKTIPASKEFIERLAEFHSGKCASEIIQALEGIETKILEDSQEKIGDLPKLPEYIGRHKYQLRTHQEVALKAWAENNYHGIMKLATGTGKTVTALHASTVLSNHQAFNRGFCLIVSVPYQGLAEQWYEEMKAFNIHGLLCYKSQSLWLQELKNRVSEFNLSLEPTFLALVVVNDTLRDNPSFLAEVNKINSDRIMFVGDECHNHANLNLLNKFPSARLRLGLSATPWSEREADKQELLESFYGEIVTEYGIEEAIEDGVLCPYDYHPVICKMNDEEADQYEHLTSSIAKLEATKESGKLINEDALMYLYLNRTRLLGNLTSKLQALESLVSRQGIISHTLFYCGEGGYENDVGDDEYAIDEVTQILHQRGWRTSKFTSQQSLSLRKKIMNSFKNTEIDALVSKRVLDEGIDVPACTQAFIMASTRNERQYIQRRGRVLRKSLGKDKAVIYDFVAFPPENRTHINCFTSMMQQEKQRVDDFSLLSLNKANLDHLL